The following proteins are co-located in the Triticum aestivum cultivar Chinese Spring chromosome 1A, IWGSC CS RefSeq v2.1, whole genome shotgun sequence genome:
- the LOC123043677 gene encoding soluble starch synthase 2-1, chloroplastic/amyloplastic isoform X6 — MRSVRFCVNGVYGWPAVLRGWTKRGSRKCLCAAGAHDDAVNQVGEDADHDDDDVRVSNEALRATIRKSREVLAMHRDLLDQISEKKKLISVIEASSIHNGQEPFSGSPFSRSDAVSEGEEIGYDLQMYLDRRSQKSEIRSTHGESISGQHEYYGSLEDKLSYTDVNGSYSKVSYVHYLYKTFSSAATNVYEPQSVNGMEQDYEKGHSVTEEIDDNSSSSAAVDVMNIILVAAECAPWSKTGGLGDVAGALPKALSKRGHRVMAIVPMYGNYEEPRQIGEPKRYQVAGQDMEVKYYHAYIDGVDFVFIDNPIFHNVESEIYGGDRTDILKRMILLCKAAVEAPWCVPCGGFCYGDGNLVFIANDWHTALLPVYLKAYYRDNGFMIYARSVLVIHNIAHQGRGPLDDFSYLDLPSNYLDLFKHHDPFGGDHLNIFAAGIKAADRLLTVSHGYAWELKTPEGGWGLHGIINESDWKFQGIVNGIDTTDWNPRCDVHLKSDGYSNYSLVTVETGKAQCKAALQKELGLPVRGDVPVIAFIGRLDNQKGVDLIAEAMPWIAGQDVQVILLGTGRQDLEDTLRRLESQHYDRVRGWVGFSVRLAHRMTAGTDILLMPSRFEPCGLNQLYAMMYGTVPVVHAVGGLRDTVQHYNPYEEAGLGWTFENAEANRMIDALGHCLNTYRNYKSSWEGLRRRGMMQDLSWDTAAKRYEEVLVAAKYQW; from the exons ATGCGATCG GTGAGGTTTTGCGTCAATGGTGTCTATGGGTGGCCGGCGGTACTCAGGGGTTGGACTAAAAGGGGGTCGAGAAAGTGTTTATGCGCCGCTGGGGCACATGACGACGCTGTGAATCAAGTTGGCGAGGATGCCgaccacgacgacgacgatgtccGTGTTTCCAATGAGGCCCTCCGCGCCACCATCCGGAAGAGCAGAGAGGTGCTGGCGATGCACAGAGATCTACTTGATCAG ATATCAGAAAAGAAGAAGCTCATCTCTGTTATTGAGGCCAGCTCCATTCATAATGGGCAAGAGCCATTCAGTGGTAGTCCCTTTTCACGCTCGGATGCAGTTTCAGAGGGCGAAGAGATTGGCTATGATCTTCAGATGTACCTTGACAGGCGTTCACAGAAATCCGAAATCCGTTCAACTCATGGAGAATCTATTAGTGGCCAGCATGAATACTATGGAAGTTTAGAAGACAAACTTTCCTACACTGATGTTAATGGATCATATAGCAAGGTCAGCTATGTTCACTATCTGTACAAAACTTTCTCTAGTGCTGCTACTAACGTATATGAACCACAATCTGTTAATGGTATGGAGCAGGATTATGAAAAGGGACACTCAGTTACTGAGGAAATAGATGACAATTCATCTTCTTCGGCCGCTGTAGATGTTATGAATATCATATTGGTAGCTGCAGAATGTGCTCCTTGGTCGAAAACAG GTGGACTTGGGGATGTTGCCGGAGCTTTGCCTAAGGCTTTGTCAAAGAGAGGTCATCGTGTCATG GCGATAGTACCAATGTATGGGAACTATGAAGAACCTCGCCAAATAGGAGAGCCAAAGAGGTACCAGGTCGCAGGGCAG GATATGGAGGTAAAATATTATCATGCATACATAGATGGCGTGGATTTTGTGTTTATCGACAATCCTATCTTCCACAATGTTGAGAGTGAAATTTATGGTGGAGACCGAACA GATATCTTGAAACGAATGATCTTATTGTGCAAAGCAGctgtagag GCTCCATGGTGTGTTCCATGTGGTGGTTTTTGCTACGGCGATGGAAATCTTGTATTCATAGCAAATGACTGGCACACTGCATTACTGCCTGTTTATTTGAAGGCTTATTATCGTGACAATGGTTTCATGATATATGCCCGCTCTGTCCTTGTGATACACAATATAGCACATCAG GGCCGTGGCCCCTTGGACGATTTCAGTTACCTGGATTTGCCCAGTAACTACTTGGACCTTTTCAAACATCACGACCCATTTGGAGGTGATCATCTAAACATATTTGCTGCTGGAATTAAAGCTGCGGACCGTTTACTTACTGTTAGCCATGGTTATGCATGGGAGCTCAAAACGCCTGAAGGTGGTTGGGGCCTTCATGGGATCATTAATGAAAGTGATTGGAAATTCCAAGGCATTGTAAATGGTATCGATACCACTGATTGGAATCCTAGGTGTGATGTCCACCTGAAATCAGATGGATACAGCAACTATTCTCTGGTAACTGTTGAAACAGGTAAAGCACAGTGTAAAGCGGCATTGCAGAAAGAGCTTGGTCTCCCGGTTCGTGGGGATGTTCCTGTGATTGCTTTCATCGGACGGCTAGACAATCAAAAAGGCGTAGACCTGATAGCAGAAGCAATGCCATGGATAGCTGGTCAAGATGTACAGGTAATACTGCTGGGTACCGGGAGGCAAGACCTTGAAGACACACTGAGGAGGCTTGAAAGCCAGCACTACGACCGTGTTAGGGGTTGGGTTGGTTTCTCTGTCAGGTTGGCTCATCGTATGACCGCAGGAACTGATATACTGTTGATGCCGTCAAGGTTCGAGCCTTGCGGGTTGAACCAGCTCTATGCAATGATGTATGGGACCGTGCCGGTGGTGCATGCGGTGGGTGGCCTTCGAGACACCGTCCAGCACTACAATCCATATGAGGAGGCTGGGCTTGGTTGGACTTTTGAAAATGCGGAAGCAAACAGGATGATCGATGCGCTGGGGCACTGCCTGAACACGTACAGGAACTACAAGTCTAGCTGGGAGGGACTCCGGAGGAGAGGGATGATGCAGGACCTAAGCTGGGACACTGCTGCTAAACGCTATGAGGAGGTTCTTGTTGC
- the LOC123043677 gene encoding soluble starch synthase 2-1, chloroplastic/amyloplastic isoform X1: MAATSSSFFAPPPAALLRHGASPRPTAAASPSSSFRCHGRLQRPSVRVPRRRPAIPAAARPVRFCVNGVYGWPAVLRGWTKRGSRKCLCAAGAHDDAVNQVGEDADHDDDDVRVSNEALRATIRKSREVLAMHRDLLDQISEKKKLISVIEASSIHNGQEPFSGSPFSRSDAVSEGEEIGYDLQMYLDRRSQKSEIRSTHGESISGQHEYYGSLEDKLSYTDVNGSYSKVSYVHYLYKTFSSAATNVYEPQSVNGMEQDYEKGHSVTEEIDDNSSSSAAVDVMNIILVAAECAPWSKTGGLGDVAGALPKALSKRGHRVMAIVPMYGNYEEPRQIGEPKRYQVAGQDMEVKYYHAYIDGVDFVFIDNPIFHNVESEIYGGDRTDILKRMILLCKAAVEAPWCVPCGGFCYGDGNLVFIANDWHTALLPVYLKAYYRDNGFMIYARSVLVIHNIAHQGRGPLDDFSYLDLPSNYLDLFKHHDPFGGDHLNIFAAGIKAADRLLTVSHGYAWELKTPEGGWGLHGIINESDWKFQGIVNGIDTTDWNPRCDVHLKSDGYSNYSLVTVETGKAQCKAALQKELGLPVRGDVPVIAFIGRLDNQKGVDLIAEAMPWIAGQDVQVILLGTGRQDLEDTLRRLESQHYDRVRGWVGFSVRLAHRMTAGTDILLMPSRFEPCGLNQLYAMMYGTVPVVHAVGGLRDTVQHYNPYEEAGLGWTFENAEANRMIDALGHCLNTYRNYKSSWEGLRRRGMMQDLSWDTAAKRYEEVLVAAKYQW; this comes from the exons ATGGCGGCCACCTCCTCCTCTTTCTTCGCCCCGCCCCCCGCGGCTCTGCTTCGCCACGGCGCTTCTCCCCGTCCTaccgccgcggcctccccctcctcctccttccgctgCCACGGCCGACTCCAGCGCCCGTCTGTTCGAGTCCCCCGCCGCCGCCCAGCGATCCCAGCGGCCGCCCGACCC GTGAGGTTTTGCGTCAATGGTGTCTATGGGTGGCCGGCGGTACTCAGGGGTTGGACTAAAAGGGGGTCGAGAAAGTGTTTATGCGCCGCTGGGGCACATGACGACGCTGTGAATCAAGTTGGCGAGGATGCCgaccacgacgacgacgatgtccGTGTTTCCAATGAGGCCCTCCGCGCCACCATCCGGAAGAGCAGAGAGGTGCTGGCGATGCACAGAGATCTACTTGATCAG ATATCAGAAAAGAAGAAGCTCATCTCTGTTATTGAGGCCAGCTCCATTCATAATGGGCAAGAGCCATTCAGTGGTAGTCCCTTTTCACGCTCGGATGCAGTTTCAGAGGGCGAAGAGATTGGCTATGATCTTCAGATGTACCTTGACAGGCGTTCACAGAAATCCGAAATCCGTTCAACTCATGGAGAATCTATTAGTGGCCAGCATGAATACTATGGAAGTTTAGAAGACAAACTTTCCTACACTGATGTTAATGGATCATATAGCAAGGTCAGCTATGTTCACTATCTGTACAAAACTTTCTCTAGTGCTGCTACTAACGTATATGAACCACAATCTGTTAATGGTATGGAGCAGGATTATGAAAAGGGACACTCAGTTACTGAGGAAATAGATGACAATTCATCTTCTTCGGCCGCTGTAGATGTTATGAATATCATATTGGTAGCTGCAGAATGTGCTCCTTGGTCGAAAACAG GTGGACTTGGGGATGTTGCCGGAGCTTTGCCTAAGGCTTTGTCAAAGAGAGGTCATCGTGTCATG GCGATAGTACCAATGTATGGGAACTATGAAGAACCTCGCCAAATAGGAGAGCCAAAGAGGTACCAGGTCGCAGGGCAG GATATGGAGGTAAAATATTATCATGCATACATAGATGGCGTGGATTTTGTGTTTATCGACAATCCTATCTTCCACAATGTTGAGAGTGAAATTTATGGTGGAGACCGAACA GATATCTTGAAACGAATGATCTTATTGTGCAAAGCAGctgtagag GCTCCATGGTGTGTTCCATGTGGTGGTTTTTGCTACGGCGATGGAAATCTTGTATTCATAGCAAATGACTGGCACACTGCATTACTGCCTGTTTATTTGAAGGCTTATTATCGTGACAATGGTTTCATGATATATGCCCGCTCTGTCCTTGTGATACACAATATAGCACATCAG GGCCGTGGCCCCTTGGACGATTTCAGTTACCTGGATTTGCCCAGTAACTACTTGGACCTTTTCAAACATCACGACCCATTTGGAGGTGATCATCTAAACATATTTGCTGCTGGAATTAAAGCTGCGGACCGTTTACTTACTGTTAGCCATGGTTATGCATGGGAGCTCAAAACGCCTGAAGGTGGTTGGGGCCTTCATGGGATCATTAATGAAAGTGATTGGAAATTCCAAGGCATTGTAAATGGTATCGATACCACTGATTGGAATCCTAGGTGTGATGTCCACCTGAAATCAGATGGATACAGCAACTATTCTCTGGTAACTGTTGAAACAGGTAAAGCACAGTGTAAAGCGGCATTGCAGAAAGAGCTTGGTCTCCCGGTTCGTGGGGATGTTCCTGTGATTGCTTTCATCGGACGGCTAGACAATCAAAAAGGCGTAGACCTGATAGCAGAAGCAATGCCATGGATAGCTGGTCAAGATGTACAGGTAATACTGCTGGGTACCGGGAGGCAAGACCTTGAAGACACACTGAGGAGGCTTGAAAGCCAGCACTACGACCGTGTTAGGGGTTGGGTTGGTTTCTCTGTCAGGTTGGCTCATCGTATGACCGCAGGAACTGATATACTGTTGATGCCGTCAAGGTTCGAGCCTTGCGGGTTGAACCAGCTCTATGCAATGATGTATGGGACCGTGCCGGTGGTGCATGCGGTGGGTGGCCTTCGAGACACCGTCCAGCACTACAATCCATATGAGGAGGCTGGGCTTGGTTGGACTTTTGAAAATGCGGAAGCAAACAGGATGATCGATGCGCTGGGGCACTGCCTGAACACGTACAGGAACTACAAGTCTAGCTGGGAGGGACTCCGGAGGAGAGGGATGATGCAGGACCTAAGCTGGGACACTGCTGCTAAACGCTATGAGGAGGTTCTTGTTGC